From Lewinellaceae bacterium:
GTCTTTGAAGGCGCGCATGGCTTCTTCGTACCGTTCGGCGCGCTTGAGCGCATAGGCGTATTCTTTCAGGGCATCCACCCCGAATTGATTATCGTAAGCGATTTGGTACCAGCGGATGGACTGGTCGCTCTTGTTCAGGCGCTGGTAAGATTCTCCCAGCAGGAAGGCAATCTTGCCCTGCTCCACCCGGCTCTTCGCCTTGTCGTATTCCTTTTGCAAGAGATCGACGGCAACCGCATACTGCTTGACTTCAACCGCCGTGCGGCCGTCGCGGACCTTCATGGTGTAGGTACAGGCGGTGATCAATCCGATGAAGAGCGCTAGTATTGTCAGGTTACGGGCCATGATGTAGTTTTTTTATGAGTATCGTCCTCACCGCTGAGTATATCCAAGGGGGTGAGCCCGATACTAAGATAAAACGCCGGTTGGGAAAATATTGTTGTTAATATCCTCAAGCTGGAATACAGGATGTAAGCTAACGGTCAGAAATGGGAGAGCTGTTACGCCTGCCAGCATCAACCGTCCGGAGGGCGTAGTATCGTCCTGTCGCCGGAACGGCGGCAGGACAAGGATCAACAGCATCTTTCTATGTTTAATACAGCAGTATACTTTCCAAATATCATTCCCTCATTCGCTCATTCACTCGTTTCCTCCCCCACCGCATCTACCTCAATCTCCACCAGCAATTCCGGATCGATCAGGCGGCTGACCTCTACCAGGGTAGCGGCGGGGCAGATGTCCCGGAAAACTTCCCCGTGGGCCCGCCCGACGGCTTCCCAGTCGTTGATATTGGTGACGAACATGCGGGTGCGGACGACCTGCCCGAAGGAGGCACCGGCTTCCCGGAGGGCTTTGCCGATCTTTTCAAAAACATACTTCGCCTGCGCGTAAGCATCGCCCTTGCCGATGACGTTGCCGTGTTCGTCCACGGCAGTAGTGCCGGAGACGAAGGTTTGGTTGCCCACTCTCACTGCCCGGGAGTACCCGACGGCAGCTTCCCAGGGGGCGCCGGAGGAAATGAGTTGTCGTTGCATATAAACTATTTTGCCTGAAAAATATCAAAAAAATCCCAGGGTTGGCTACCCGTCTAGCGTTGGACAATAGCTGCCGGGGTTGTGTACGGTGTACGGGCCCAACGTTGGCTAGTGGCTGTGTACGGTGTACGTAGCACCACCTGGCTGTCCAACATTAGAACGGTTGCCCCAGGGTTTATTTTATGTAGAGTTGGTACCTGCAGGCCTGGAAGTATGCTAAGGGATCGCTTATCTTTGCCGTTAAATCCCAACGCTATGAAACCCCTCATCCTTCTGGCTGTCCTTGTTTTTGCTTTTGCCTTTCCGGCGTTCTCTCAGCCCTCTTCCGCCCGCCCCAGAGTAGGCCTGGTGCTCAGC
This genomic window contains:
- a CDS encoding RidA family protein, with the protein product MQRQLISSGAPWEAAVGYSRAVRVGNQTFVSGTTAVDEHGNVIGKGDAYAQAKYVFEKIGKALREAGASFGQVVRTRMFVTNINDWEAVGRAHGEVFRDICPAATLVEVSRLIDPELLVEIEVDAVGEETSE